From Coffea arabica cultivar ET-39 chromosome 2e, Coffea Arabica ET-39 HiFi, whole genome shotgun sequence, the proteins below share one genomic window:
- the LOC113728461 gene encoding mitogen-activated protein kinase kinase kinase 17, with translation MAHKCQCVSPQPTDWVKGEVVGSGSFGTVHLAIEKATGALFVVKSAESEIGIQSLENEADILENLDSQYIIKFLGKDFSSGANRYRKLNLFIEYMAGGSLAEVVEKFGGAVDEKLIRLYTKKILQGLKYLHDNAIVHCDLKCKNVLLGLSGNVKLADFGFAKRLNDRKKDKKSMQFYKPNIGGTPFWMAPEVLRNEGLDFAADIWSLGCTVIEMANGCRPPWGDNFSNPMSAILKIACGNGVPEFPSNLSHEGKDFLSKCLQRNPKKRWTAEELLNHPFLLGESSQRKEGTCSPASVLDLRLVHYDSDGSSDDEEFSSRVNPFSMRCQPMKSLVSEYHFVSSDEWVTVRS, from the coding sequence ATGGCTCACAAATGTCAGTGCGTATCTCCTCAACCAACTGATTGGGTGAAGGGAGAAGTGGTAGGATCAGGATCATTTGGCACCGTCCATCTGGCTATAGAGAAAGCTACGGGGGCACTTTTTGTTGTAAAATCTGCTGAATCAGAAATCGGAATTCAATCTCTGGAAAATGAGGCTGATATTCTTGAGAATTTGGATTCTCAATACATTATTAAGTTCTTAGGAAAGGATTTCTCCAGTGGAGCAAATCGCTACAGGAAACTCAATCTTTTCATTGAATACATGGCCGGGGGTAGTTTAGCTGAGGTTGTAGAAAAATTTGGAGGGGCAGTTGACGAAAAATTGATTCGATTGTACACCAAAAAAATTCTCCAGGGTCTGAAGTATCTCCACGATAATGCGATAGTGCATTGTGATCTTAAGTGCAAGAATGTGCTTCTAGGCCTCTCAGGAAATGTAAAGTTGGCAGATTTTGGTTTTGCCAAGAGACTAAATGACCGGAAAAAGGACAAGAAATCAATGCAATTCTACAAGCCTAACATTGGTGGAACTCCCTTCTGGATGGCTCCTGAAGTTTTAAGGAATGAAGGGTTGGATTTTGCTGCTGATATTTGGTCTTTAGGGTGCACAGTCATTGAAATGGCCAATGGCTGCAGGCCTCCCTGGGGGGATAATTTTTCTAATCCAATGTCAGCAATCCTGAAGATTGCCTGCGGTAATGGGGTTCCTGAGTTTCCATCAAATCTCTCCCACGAGGGAAAAGATTTCTTGAGCAAATGCTTGCAAAGAAATCCTAAAAAGAGGTGGACGGCTGAGGAACTGCTTAATCATCCATTCCTCTTAGGAGAGTCAAGTCAAAGAAAGGAGGGAACTTGCTCACCAGCAAGTGTATTAGACCTGAGATTAGTGCATTACGATTCAGATGGCTCATCTGATGACGAGGAGTTTAGCAGCAGAGTTAATCCATTTTCCATGAGGTGCCAGCCTATGAAAAGCTTGGTATCAGAATATCACTTTGTCTCATCAGACGAATGGGTCACTGTAAGAAGCTAG